The Rhineura floridana isolate rRhiFlo1 chromosome 15, rRhiFlo1.hap2, whole genome shotgun sequence genome window below encodes:
- the HTR1D gene encoding 5-hydroxytryptamine receptor 1D, which translates to MTQYNWSTESTFQSMSSTSLNASETAEKWDEGTLIGLKVSLAAILAVITLATMLFNMFVIITIILTRKLHTPANYLIGSLAATDLLVSILVMPVSIAYTVSHIWTFGQIMCDIWLSSDITCCTASILHLCVIALDRYWAITDALEYTKRRTASRAALMIAVVWVISICISMPPLFWRQAKAQEEMVHCAVNTDQISYTIYSTCGAFYIPTMLLIILYGRIYVAARSRILKPPSLYGKRFTTAHLITGSAGSSLCSISSNLHEGHSHSSSSPVFINHVRIKVADSALERKRISAARERKATKTLGIILGAFIFCWLPFFVVSLVLPICRDACWSHPILLDIFTWLGYLNSLINPVIYTAFNEDFKQAFQKMIQFKKCS; encoded by the coding sequence ATGACCCAGTACAACTGGTCCACGGAGTCTACTTTCCAGAGCATGTCAAGCACGTCTCTCAATGCCAGCGAAACAGCAGAGAAGTGGGACGAGGGGACACTAATAGGCCTAAAGGTTTCACTTGCCGCCATTTTGGCTGTGATCACTCTGGCGAcaatgcttttcaatatgtttgtaATCATCACAAtcattctgaccagaaaactccacACCCCTGCAAATTACCTCATTGGCTCCTTGGCCGCCACGGACCTCTTAGTATCTATCCTTGTCATGCCGGTCAGCATTGCTTACACTGTCAGCCACATATGGACTTTTGGCCAAATCATGTGTGACATCTGGTTGTCCTCAGACATCACCTGCTGTACGGCCTCCATCCTGCACCTTTGTGTTATTGCCTTGGACCGGTACTGGGCCATCACAGACGCTCTCGAATACACCAAGCGCCGGACTGCCAGCAGAGCCGCCCTCATGATCGCGGTTGTTTGGGTTATCTCCATTTGCATCTCCATGCCACCTCTTTTCTGGAGGCAAGCCAAAGCCCAAGAAGAAATGGTGCACTGCGCAGTAAATACAGATCAGATCTCCTACACCATCTATTCCACCTGCGGCGCCTTCTATATCCCAACGATGTTACTCATTATCCTATACGGCAGGATTTATGTGGCCGCTCGATCCCGGATACTTAAGCCACCATCGCTCTATGGGAAGCGGTTCACCACGGCCCACCTGATCACTGGCTCAGCAGGCTCTTCCCTCTGCTCCATCAGCTCAAATCTTCATGAAGGGCATTCCCATTCCAGCAGCTCACCAGTGTTTATCAACCATGTGAGGATCAAAGTTGCCGACAGCGCCCTAGAGAGAAAACGGATTTCGGCTGCCCGTGAAAGGAAAGCCACAAAAACCCTGGGGATTATTTTAGGGGCATTCATTTTCTGCTGGCTCCCGTTCTTTGTGGTGTCTTTGGTCCTGCCTATCTGTCGGGATGCCTGCTGGTCCCATCCCATTCTGCTTGACATTTTCACATGGTTAGGCTACCTGAACTCACTAATCAATCCTGTTATATATACTGCTTTTAATGAAGACTTCAAACAGGCTTTTCAGAAAATGATTCAATTTAAAAAGTGCTCTTAG